From Rutidosis leptorrhynchoides isolate AG116_Rl617_1_P2 chromosome 3, CSIRO_AGI_Rlap_v1, whole genome shotgun sequence, a single genomic window includes:
- the LOC139901298 gene encoding uncharacterized protein, translating to MKTFSLNIRSFKIEGKDDVVGWCRRLIVKEKSSFVTLQETKLHLVDLHWIQSLWGSDNCNFIQKEMLGKSGGQLLIWYTITFEALDVIVSDFYIDIKGFWKSLGIGLNIINVYGPHDDINKQRIARRFNDFITNSSLIEIPLGGRNFTQVSEDGIKFSKLDRFLVNQIFIDMWKDLMALALDRQYSDHCLIILKDEDRNFGPKPFRIFNVWLEDDEAESIITNAWGLPVTNIDRKDCVFRNKLKNVKNALKVWSNNKFSKLDIEIDKLKSAAIGFELRAKNGPLSGPELELWRETRKQWLDKERIKGEMVKQKARARWVVEGDENTKFFHSLIKRNNNKCNIRGLSINGVWNDSPKDIKSEAFNHFSKIFKEDDCERPSLEDLSYTTISIEEANVLEVCFDEKEIHDAILDCGSKKAPGPDGFNMKFFKRYWDVIKTDLVYAIWNKGEFSRGCNAFFVKLIPKKTDAIGLGDFRPISLIGSYDKIISKVLSSRLRKILPSLIGSEQSAFLKGRYILGGALIVNESIGF from the exons ATGAAGACATTTTCATTAAACATTAGAAGTTTCAAGATCGAGGGTAAAGATGATGTAGTAGGGTGGTGTAGAAGGTTAATTGTGAAAGAGAAATCGTCATTTGTGACCTTGCAAGAAACAAAGCTACATCTTGTGGATCTACATTGGATTCAATCATTGTGGGGATCGGATAATTGTAACTTCATACAAAAAGAAATGTTGGGGAAATCGGGCGGTCAACTTCTTATTTGGTACACAATTACATTTGAAGCTTTAGATGTGATTGTATCGGACTTTTACATAGATATAAAAGGGTTTTGGAAAAGTTTGGGTATCGGTTTGAATATCATCAATGTCTACGGACCGCACGATGACATAAATAAACAAAGAAT AGCCCGAAGATTCAACGATTTTATTACAAATAGTAGTCTAATTGAAATTCCACTTGGCGGACGTAACTTTACTCAGGTTAGTGAGGATGGGATCAAATTTAGTAAACTCGATCGGTTTCTAGTCAATCAAATATTCATAGACATGTGGAAAGATTTGATGGCTTTGGCATTAGATAGGCAATACTCGGATCATTGCCTGATAATCTTAAAAGACGAAGATAGGAATTTTGGACCCAAACCATTTAGGATTTTTAACGTGTGGTTAGAAGACGATGAGGCCGAGTCAATTATTACTAATGCATGGGGATTACCGGTAACAAATATTGATCGAAAGGATTGTGTTTTTCGCAATAAATTGAAGAATGTTAAGAATGCACTTAAAGTTTGGAGCAATAATAAATTCAGCAAGTTAGACATCGAAATTGATAAACTGAAATCAGCAGCCATCGGGTTCGAATTGCGGGCTAAGAATGGGCCGCTAAGTGGGCCTGAATTGGAATTATGGAGGGAAACTCGAAAACAGTGGCTTGACAAAGAGCGTATTAAAGGCGAAATGGTAAAACAAAAAGCACGGGCTAGATGGGTTGTCGAGGGAGACGAGAATACAAAGTTTTTTCATTCACTAattaaaagaaataataataaatgCAACATTCGTGGTTTATCAATTAATGGTGTATGGAATGATTCTCCTAAAGATATCAAATCCGAGGCTTTTAACCATTTTAGCAAGATTTTTAAAGAAGATGATTGTGAACGTCCAAGTCTTGAAGATCTATCTTACACGACTATTTCTATTGAAGAGGCAAATGTGTTGGAGGTTTGTTTTGATGAAAAGGAAATTCACGATGCCATTCTTGATTGCGGTAGCAAGAAAGCTCCCGGGCCCGACGGTTTTAACATGAAATTTTTTAAAAGGTATTGGGACGTCATCAAAACCGATTTAGTATATGCGATTTGGAATAAGGGGGAATTTTCAAGGGGATGTAATGCCTTTTTTGTCAAATTAATCCCTAAGAAAACGGATGCAATTGGTTTGGGAGACTTTCGACCCATTAGCCTCATTGGTAGTTACGATAAAATAATCTCTAAGGTGCTCTCCAGTAGACTCCGAAAGATTTTACCTTCTCTAATCGGTTCGGAACAAAGTGCATTTTTAAAGGGTCGTTATATCCTCGGTGGTGCATTGATTGTGAATGAAAGTATTGGcttttaa